Proteins encoded in a region of the Candidatus Zixiibacteriota bacterium genome:
- a CDS encoding low molecular weight protein arginine phosphatase — MESERKTQRQGAGGEPFRVLFVCTGNTCRSPMAEGILRKILAEQGIDAGAITVASAGTLDLRGAPASEHAIAICRRYGIDISAHRSQGLTRRAVGEADLILAMAPEHFDAASALGKSPDAVNLLRSFPDGSQGRAGRAVPDPIGHAIAEYEEVFLLIDETLRHALPAILERANLNVR, encoded by the coding sequence ATGGAATCGGAACGCAAGACACAACGACAGGGGGCAGGAGGCGAGCCCTTTCGCGTGCTCTTTGTCTGCACCGGAAACACCTGCCGCAGTCCGATGGCGGAGGGGATTCTGCGGAAAATTCTCGCCGAGCAGGGGATTGATGCCGGTGCGATCACGGTCGCATCGGCGGGCACGCTCGATCTGCGTGGCGCGCCCGCCAGCGAACACGCCATCGCAATCTGCCGCCGTTACGGGATCGACATCAGCGCTCACCGTTCACAAGGGCTGACCCGGCGCGCCGTCGGGGAGGCGGATTTGATACTGGCGATGGCGCCGGAGCATTTCGATGCAGCGAGCGCGCTGGGCAAATCACCCGACGCGGTCAATCTGCTCCGCTCGTTCCCCGATGGTTCACAGGGTCGTGCGGGCCGCGCAGTGCCCGACCCGATCGGACATGCGATCGCGGAGTACGAAGAGGTGTTTTTGCTCATCGACGAGACTCTCCGGCACGCCCTGCCGGCGATTCTGGAACGCGCCAATCTTAACGTTCGATAG
- a CDS encoding DUF3108 domain-containing protein, which yields MMPSLPRRTARALRQGLPGVIALASLALLVVGNLTQAQAPDAPKVGDPTITPPDTVDFITPLFDSTVTGDSTLTGSGPWAARQHTNWAFGSAETLSYTIGWESIVAGRGTMVVGEAIDTAGRTCFPINSLVESTPFFSTFYRVADTITTLIDARELFPLRYDKRVHEGKYQHRTHVTFIPELGIAHTDKDTLAVPPYVQDDLSLLYFVRTLDLAPGKDIEVDIYGGKKLYRLTVKIVKRERIKVRAGVFSTIVVEPLLQAAGLFKSEGRVRVWLTDDRLHLPVLMKSKVVVGSIVAELEDYRLGQIRPY from the coding sequence ATGATGCCCAGTCTGCCACGGCGCACCGCACGCGCACTCCGACAGGGTTTGCCGGGTGTCATTGCTCTTGCGTCGTTGGCGCTGCTGGTCGTCGGCAACCTGACGCAGGCACAGGCGCCCGACGCTCCCAAAGTCGGCGATCCGACCATCACGCCGCCGGATACCGTCGACTTCATTACACCGCTCTTCGATTCGACGGTGACGGGCGACAGCACTCTGACGGGATCCGGACCGTGGGCGGCGCGTCAGCACACCAACTGGGCCTTCGGCAGCGCGGAGACCCTCAGCTACACGATCGGCTGGGAGTCGATCGTCGCGGGACGTGGCACCATGGTGGTCGGCGAGGCGATCGACACGGCGGGGCGAACGTGTTTTCCGATCAATTCGCTGGTTGAATCGACGCCGTTCTTTTCGACATTTTACCGTGTCGCCGACACGATCACGACGCTGATCGATGCGCGGGAACTCTTTCCGTTGCGGTATGACAAGCGCGTTCACGAGGGGAAATACCAACACCGGACGCACGTGACATTCATTCCCGAACTCGGCATTGCCCATACGGACAAGGACACACTCGCGGTCCCGCCCTATGTCCAGGACGATCTTTCGTTGCTGTACTTTGTGCGGACCCTCGATCTGGCGCCCGGCAAGGACATTGAAGTGGACATCTACGGGGGCAAGAAGCTCTATCGGTTGACCGTCAAGATCGTCAAGCGCGAGCGCATCAAGGTTCGCGCCGGCGTATTCAGCACCATCGTGGTCGAACCCTTGCTGCAGGCGGCCGGACTCTTTAAGAGCGAGGGACGGGTCCGCGTGTGGCTCACCGACGACCGCCTGCATCTGCCGGTACTGATGAAAAGCAAGGTCGTGGTCGGGTCGATCGTTGCGGAGCTGGAAGATTATCGTCTCGGGCAAATCCGGCCCTACTGA
- the ftcD gene encoding glutamate formimidoyltransferase: MSAIVECVPNFSEGRRPEIVDAIAGAISGVAGVALLDRHMDADHNRCVITFAGEADAVAEAAFRAAERAGELIDMRVHRGLHPRMGAADVVPFVPIRDATTSDCVSLARRVGQRIGDELGTPVYLYGRAATSESRRELSDVRSGEYEGLLEAIRTDPDRRPDFGPAELNRKSGATAVGVRPPLVAFNVYLNTGRVEVADAIARAIRFSSGGLRHVKALGRPAPSRHGTQVTMNLTDVWETPIYRVFAMIKNEAARWGVQITSSEIVGLAPARALFDCAAANLQLEGDVLDRVLEERVRRLLSEEIAPLDADHSMHTPAN, translated from the coding sequence ATGAGTGCCATCGTCGAGTGCGTTCCCAACTTCTCCGAGGGGCGTCGTCCGGAGATCGTCGATGCCATTGCCGGAGCGATCAGTGGCGTCGCCGGAGTCGCCCTGCTGGACCGGCACATGGATGCCGATCACAATCGTTGCGTGATCACCTTCGCCGGCGAAGCCGATGCGGTCGCAGAGGCCGCCTTTCGCGCAGCAGAACGCGCCGGGGAATTGATCGACATGCGGGTCCACCGGGGCCTGCATCCGCGCATGGGCGCGGCCGATGTCGTACCGTTTGTTCCGATCCGCGATGCAACGACGTCCGATTGCGTTTCGCTCGCGCGCCGCGTCGGGCAGCGCATCGGCGACGAGCTTGGCACTCCGGTCTATCTGTATGGCCGTGCGGCGACCTCCGAGTCCCGTCGAGAACTCTCCGATGTGCGTTCAGGCGAGTACGAAGGTTTGTTGGAGGCGATCCGCACCGACCCTGATCGCCGCCCCGACTTCGGGCCCGCCGAGTTGAATCGCAAATCGGGCGCGACCGCGGTCGGCGTCCGGCCACCGCTGGTAGCATTCAATGTTTATCTGAATACCGGCAGGGTCGAGGTCGCCGATGCTATCGCCCGCGCCATCCGTTTTTCCAGCGGCGGACTGCGGCATGTCAAGGCGCTGGGACGTCCGGCGCCGTCGCGTCACGGTACGCAGGTCACGATGAATCTGACCGATGTCTGGGAGACCCCGATTTACCGGGTTTTCGCCATGATTAAAAACGAGGCCGCGCGATGGGGCGTCCAAATCACCAGTTCGGAGATCGTGGGGCTGGCTCCCGCCCGGGCACTCTTCGATTGCGCCGCCGCAAACTTGCAGTTGGAAGGGGATGTGCTGGACCGCGTCCTCGAGGAGAGAGTCCGCCGACTGTTGTCCGAGGAAATCGCGCCGCTGGACGCCGATCACTCAATGCACACACCGGCCAACTGA
- a CDS encoding MXAN_6640 family putative metalloprotease produces MFLKRAIMLCLVASWAADATAAVDAAYQQSLIERVRQLFPSPATTQPDSDNSATTVKCGTPLILEVWQAWPDLNEDTRRILGAAIQLERPELDEIYDTPDGLFRLHYSRTGADSVDMTDGVGAGNVPIYVLNCADLLTDVVDVEIDQLGFRYPVSDSVGAPGEDPRFDIYFIDYNLGLYGLTVPDNIVKMGDEESFWATSHMRIHSQFRDIPPYRNNPYDAMAVTLAHEFHHSSQWTYDVGEAEVRGASSYPWFLEASAVAMEDFVFDDVNDYYAYLTSFYDNPWMSLRVFANSPTAEGFHPYASAVFFIMLAQRYDQVMLREMWEECGDVSEFNTFDAIRTVMGTRGTTFEVEWAEFLIWNYFTGGRNRAWAYQEGQSYPEVPQNLLAQYDTYPMADTSSLIGAPRSVDELAGQYFIFRPPPTDTSITFRTLVTPRSAFDEWMVVTAGINGISKPMITYTQDISAPIEIPHWDTYDEILMVVSPFKADPQEDALTRRLDYIVAVADTFETISPRSAVWKVIPNPFPIATGSAEKIRIYVDRASAVEVSMDIFTIDGRLVRGGEKDGMHVPANTGRVSLEWDATNRDNELVASGVYLALVRIGDKREVVKLAVRNESD; encoded by the coding sequence ATGTTCCTGAAACGCGCAATCATGTTGTGCCTCGTGGCTTCCTGGGCCGCAGACGCCACGGCCGCTGTCGACGCCGCCTACCAACAGTCGCTGATCGAGCGGGTCCGGCAACTCTTTCCATCACCGGCGACGACTCAGCCCGACAGCGACAATTCCGCCACGACAGTCAAGTGCGGCACGCCGCTGATACTGGAAGTCTGGCAGGCCTGGCCGGACCTGAACGAGGACACCCGGCGCATCCTCGGCGCGGCCATTCAACTGGAGCGTCCGGAACTCGACGAAATCTATGACACTCCCGATGGCCTGTTCCGGCTGCACTATTCGCGAACCGGAGCGGACTCTGTCGATATGACCGACGGAGTCGGCGCGGGCAATGTCCCCATTTACGTGCTCAATTGCGCCGATCTGCTGACGGATGTCGTCGATGTGGAGATCGACCAACTCGGTTTCCGGTACCCGGTATCCGATTCGGTCGGAGCGCCGGGGGAGGATCCGCGATTCGATATCTATTTCATCGATTACAACCTCGGGCTCTACGGCCTGACCGTGCCCGATAACATCGTCAAGATGGGCGACGAGGAGTCGTTTTGGGCGACGTCCCACATGCGGATCCACAGCCAATTCCGCGACATCCCGCCGTATCGCAACAACCCCTACGACGCCATGGCCGTGACCCTGGCGCACGAGTTCCACCATTCCTCGCAGTGGACCTACGACGTGGGCGAGGCCGAAGTGCGCGGGGCCAGTTCCTACCCCTGGTTTTTGGAAGCGTCGGCCGTCGCGATGGAGGATTTCGTCTTTGACGATGTCAACGACTACTACGCATATCTCACATCGTTCTACGACAACCCGTGGATGTCTCTGCGCGTCTTTGCCAACAGCCCCACCGCGGAGGGCTTCCATCCCTATGCGAGCGCAGTCTTCTTCATCATGCTGGCGCAACGGTACGATCAGGTGATGCTCCGTGAAATGTGGGAAGAGTGCGGGGATGTCTCCGAATTCAACACGTTCGATGCGATTCGAACCGTCATGGGAACGCGCGGAACAACCTTCGAGGTCGAATGGGCCGAATTCCTGATCTGGAACTACTTCACCGGCGGCCGCAATCGCGCATGGGCCTACCAGGAAGGTCAAAGCTACCCGGAAGTTCCTCAGAACCTGCTGGCGCAATACGACACCTATCCCATGGCCGACACGTCATCACTGATCGGTGCTCCGCGTTCCGTCGATGAACTGGCGGGCCAATACTTCATCTTCAGACCCCCGCCCACCGACACGTCGATCACGTTCCGCACCCTCGTGACGCCGCGCAGCGCTTTCGATGAATGGATGGTCGTGACCGCCGGAATCAACGGGATCTCCAAGCCGATGATCACGTACACGCAGGACATCTCCGCACCGATCGAGATTCCACACTGGGATACCTACGATGAGATCCTCATGGTCGTCTCGCCGTTTAAGGCCGACCCGCAGGAGGACGCACTGACCCGGCGCCTCGACTACATTGTCGCCGTGGCCGACACCTTCGAGACCATCTCGCCACGGTCCGCTGTGTGGAAAGTCATCCCCAATCCGTTCCCCATTGCAACCGGCTCAGCGGAAAAAATTCGCATTTACGTCGACCGCGCCTCAGCGGTCGAAGTCTCCATGGATATTTTCACGATCGATGGACGCCTGGTCCGGGGCGGCGAAAAAGATGGCATGCATGTTCCGGCGAACACGGGCCGCGTTTCGCTCGAGTGGGATGCCACCAACCGGGACAACGAGTTGGTCGCCTCCGGTGTCTATCTCGCCCTGGTGCGCATCGGCGACAAACGCGAAGTGGTCAAGCTCGCGGTTCGCAACGAGTCCGACTGA
- the aroH gene encoding chorismate mutase has product MMSHIHGIRGAIQASENSVAAIKSATQSLLRAMMDDNGLTVDDIISAFFTMTIDLNADYPAAAARAMGWTAVPLLDAQELEVPGGLPRVIRVLLHVRSTRVRDQIQHIYIGAAEALRPDLHNPA; this is encoded by the coding sequence ATGATGTCTCACATCCACGGCATACGCGGCGCAATCCAGGCGAGTGAAAACTCGGTTGCCGCCATCAAATCGGCGACGCAATCCTTGTTGCGCGCGATGATGGACGACAACGGCCTGACGGTCGACGACATCATTTCGGCGTTCTTCACCATGACCATCGATCTGAATGCCGACTATCCGGCGGCGGCGGCGCGCGCCATGGGATGGACCGCCGTGCCGCTGTTGGACGCACAGGAACTGGAAGTCCCCGGCGGACTCCCGCGCGTGATTCGTGTGCTTCTCCATGTGCGGTCGACCCGAGTTCGGGATCAGATCCAGCACATCTATATCGGCGCCGCTGAAGCCCTGCGTCCCGATCTGCACAATCCAGCGTGA
- a CDS encoding prephenate dehydrogenase/arogenate dehydrogenase family protein, translated as MPTTRRRTFGKRRASARLLRGRTVGVIGLGQIGGSIVRRLSGFRNRLNLLGHDRDRRLAARARRFCRWRADIDDLISQSDVIIVAVPVPTSIALLALIAASAAKRISGRLIVMDVGTVKAPVIREARRHRAAFDFVGLHPFAGTEKSGWKSAHEDLFVGRTIALCGPPRSAATAVASELIALLDGVRWRVDAAAHDRLVALSIGLPHVLAYAAAGMPEAALLSEGPQAGSWPSLTRVAASDAGMVAGFLSTNATVQRRMIKQFRRRLDLIDGLLRSHDVSMLEKTLKAWGRKTAHREPR; from the coding sequence ATGCCGACCACACGCCGCCGCACATTCGGGAAACGGCGCGCGTCTGCGCGTTTGCTGCGCGGCCGGACCGTCGGCGTGATCGGCCTCGGTCAGATCGGCGGCTCGATCGTCCGTCGACTCTCGGGGTTCAGAAATCGACTGAATCTCCTGGGGCACGACCGCGACCGACGACTGGCGGCGCGCGCGCGGCGATTCTGCCGTTGGCGCGCGGACATCGACGATTTGATTTCCCAATCGGACGTCATTATTGTCGCGGTGCCGGTGCCGACGAGTATCGCTCTGCTGGCTCTGATCGCCGCGTCGGCGGCGAAACGGATCTCCGGTCGGCTGATCGTCATGGATGTCGGCACCGTCAAGGCGCCTGTCATTCGCGAAGCCCGGAGACACCGGGCTGCATTCGATTTTGTCGGGCTGCACCCGTTTGCCGGGACCGAGAAGTCTGGTTGGAAAAGCGCCCACGAGGACTTGTTCGTCGGCAGAACCATTGCGTTGTGCGGCCCCCCACGATCCGCCGCCACTGCAGTTGCCTCCGAACTGATTGCCCTCCTTGACGGCGTCCGCTGGCGAGTCGATGCTGCAGCCCACGATCGCCTCGTGGCCTTGTCGATCGGCCTGCCGCATGTGCTGGCCTATGCCGCCGCCGGGATGCCGGAAGCCGCACTGCTCTCCGAGGGTCCGCAGGCCGGGTCGTGGCCGTCGCTGACGCGCGTGGCGGCATCGGATGCGGGCATGGTCGCGGGGTTTCTGTCGACCAACGCGACAGTGCAGCGCCGAATGATCAAACAATTCCGAAGGCGGCTCGACCTGATCGACGGGCTGCTGCGATCACACGATGTGAGCATGCTGGAGAAAACACTCAAGGCCTGGGGAAGGAAGACTGCGCACCGTGAGCCACGATGA
- a CDS encoding aminotransferase class IV codes for MSHDESPVSSDYLPVVYFDGSFVDIASARIPVTTHALHYGTGVFEGIRSYGDGDRAWIFRARDHYERLLRNAALLQMVPRHTVDESIGLTVELLRRNDACADTYIRPLLYNNTEHIGAGLNSDCALTIMAVRSARAPAPRAPLRTDFSRWRRFPSASCPAGAKITGLYINSSLARGDAQARGYDQPILLTTAGQVSEGFGANLFAVFGRRIVTPPPEADILAGITRRTLLDHLARMPDYRVSEEHIDPDALTSADELFFCGTGMEITPIGSIGDVPIGDGAVGPVTTRLAIWYRAVVTHEVVPDSSLYTAVHRD; via the coding sequence GTGAGCCACGATGAATCGCCTGTTTCATCCGATTACCTGCCGGTCGTCTACTTCGATGGTTCCTTCGTCGACATCGCCTCGGCCCGCATTCCGGTCACGACCCATGCGCTGCACTATGGTACCGGCGTATTCGAGGGAATTCGTTCGTATGGAGACGGCGACCGCGCCTGGATATTCCGGGCCCGCGACCATTACGAGCGTTTACTGCGAAACGCCGCACTCTTGCAGATGGTGCCCCGGCACACGGTGGATGAGTCAATTGGGCTGACGGTCGAACTCCTCCGTCGCAATGACGCCTGCGCTGACACCTACATTCGTCCGCTGCTCTACAACAACACCGAACACATCGGCGCAGGTCTGAACAGCGACTGCGCGCTGACCATCATGGCCGTCCGGTCCGCCCGTGCGCCGGCGCCGCGCGCCCCTCTGAGAACTGACTTCTCGCGTTGGCGGCGCTTTCCGAGTGCGTCATGTCCCGCCGGCGCGAAAATCACGGGCTTGTACATCAACTCCTCGCTGGCGAGGGGAGACGCCCAGGCGCGCGGCTACGACCAGCCGATTCTGCTGACGACTGCGGGGCAGGTCTCAGAGGGATTTGGCGCCAATCTCTTTGCCGTCTTCGGGCGGCGGATCGTGACTCCGCCTCCGGAGGCCGACATTCTGGCTGGAATTACGCGCCGCACGTTACTGGATCACCTGGCCCGAATGCCCGACTACCGTGTCTCTGAAGAACACATCGATCCCGACGCGCTGACGTCCGCCGACGAGCTGTTTTTTTGTGGCACGGGAATGGAGATTACTCCGATCGGCAGCATCGGTGACGTCCCGATCGGCGATGGCGCCGTCGGTCCCGTTACGACGCGACTGGCGATCTGGTACCGCGCCGTCGTGACGCACGAAGTGGTTCCGGACTCCAGTCTGTACACCGCCGTTCACCGCGATTGA
- a CDS encoding MFS transporter — protein sequence MMVPDTLSASAPRRAVVSWCLYDFANSVYAAVIPATVWSAYYAGVIVGSAGAGSQWWGRAVSLSMVAVAVTSPFVGAVSDWAGWRKRLLITYTALSVIATGLLATVQPGMIIYGFILSAIAGFGFEGAMVFYNAYLPDLSPPERRGRLSGVGFAVGYAGSFIGLLAVLPLVNAEHYAASFALVALLFGVLAVPSFLWLPRDHVGTHSVWHAGRLGWSGAWATTRDVLRHCTLRRFLASYFLYADGVNTVIVFSSIFAKEVLGFAMTDLILVYIIVQVSALIGAALWARPTDTLGPKFVVMTTIIQWSIVVGLIYFVQSRTMFLIVAAIAGTGLGAIQSASRALMASMIPRGREGEFFGFYSLCGKASAVLGPLVFGEVAAATDGNLRLAALSILFFFVAGGVLLSTVRAGGPSAEQKAV from the coding sequence ATGATGGTGCCCGACACATTGTCCGCATCGGCTCCGCGCCGCGCCGTGGTCTCGTGGTGTCTGTATGATTTCGCCAACTCGGTCTACGCAGCCGTCATTCCCGCCACCGTGTGGTCAGCGTACTACGCCGGTGTGATCGTCGGTTCGGCGGGCGCCGGATCGCAGTGGTGGGGACGGGCCGTGTCACTGTCGATGGTTGCCGTCGCTGTCACATCGCCGTTCGTCGGCGCCGTCTCCGATTGGGCCGGGTGGCGCAAGCGGCTGCTGATCACGTATACGGCCCTCTCGGTCATTGCAACCGGACTGCTGGCGACCGTGCAGCCGGGGATGATCATTTATGGATTCATCCTCAGCGCGATCGCCGGATTCGGATTCGAAGGGGCGATGGTCTTCTATAATGCCTATCTCCCCGACCTGTCGCCCCCGGAACGCCGCGGTCGTCTCTCCGGCGTCGGGTTCGCCGTCGGCTACGCCGGGTCGTTCATTGGACTGTTGGCTGTGCTGCCCCTGGTCAATGCCGAGCACTACGCCGCATCGTTCGCCCTGGTCGCCCTGTTGTTCGGTGTTTTGGCGGTGCCCTCATTCCTGTGGCTGCCGCGTGACCACGTGGGCACGCACAGTGTCTGGCATGCCGGACGGCTCGGATGGAGCGGTGCCTGGGCGACGACCCGGGACGTGCTGCGCCACTGCACGCTGCGGCGATTCCTCGCGTCATATTTTCTGTATGCCGACGGCGTCAACACCGTCATCGTCTTCTCGTCCATCTTTGCCAAAGAAGTGCTCGGTTTCGCGATGACCGATTTGATCCTCGTGTACATCATCGTGCAGGTATCCGCGCTCATCGGCGCGGCGCTTTGGGCCAGGCCCACCGACACTTTGGGGCCGAAGTTTGTTGTGATGACCACCATCATCCAGTGGAGCATTGTCGTCGGATTGATCTATTTCGTCCAATCCAGAACGATGTTTCTCATCGTTGCCGCCATCGCAGGCACCGGACTCGGAGCCATTCAATCCGCCTCGCGGGCCCTGATGGCCTCGATGATCCCCCGCGGACGTGAGGGAGAGTTTTTCGGATTCTACAGCTTGTGCGGCAAGGCGTCAGCCGTACTCGGGCCGCTTGTTTTCGGAGAAGTGGCCGCCGCCACCGACGGAAACCTGCGGTTGGCCGCGCTGTCGATCCTCTTCTTCTTTGTCGCCGGGGGCGTGCTGCTGTCGACGGTTCGCGCCGGTGGTCCGAGTGCCGAGCAGAAGGCGGTGTGA
- a CDS encoding sigma-54 dependent transcriptional regulator produces the protein MQHRILVVDDEQSLREMMSIMLTREGYAVDAEPDGDRALTRLKSTGYDLVIADLKMPGMSGIEILDEARRLNNEVPFIVMTAFASVDTAIEAIKKGADEYIIKPFKVDELKHAVAKALETKALKKENRVLKEKLGVAGAFDRILGADARIDQLKRTAAQAARSDATILIRGESGTGKDLLARAIHQYSSRRDQPFLAVNCGALPETLLESELFGHVKGSFTGAIRDHEGLFRAANGGTLFLDEIAETPGAIQVKLLRVLEDKQVTSIGSTSAEPVDVRLIAATNADLEGAVGAKRFRPDLYYRLNVIQIYLPPLRERRDDIELLSDYFVRQSCERAGCALKTLTPAAAARLHSYSWPGNVRELQNVIERAVVLTRKDELDISDFPDKLGQATSAEATDGPSDGAVPTLESIEKAYIYWILNQTDWQKSKAAQILGIDNSTLYRKISKYKFDDPRSGRRGDDV, from the coding sequence ATGCAGCATCGGATTCTGGTTGTCGACGACGAGCAGTCGCTGCGGGAGATGATGAGCATCATGCTCACGCGGGAAGGGTATGCCGTCGACGCTGAGCCCGATGGGGACCGCGCGCTGACGCGCCTCAAAAGCACCGGCTACGATCTGGTGATCGCGGATTTGAAGATGCCGGGAATGTCGGGGATCGAAATCCTCGATGAAGCACGCCGCCTCAATAATGAGGTGCCCTTCATCGTCATGACGGCGTTCGCGTCGGTGGACACGGCGATCGAGGCGATCAAGAAGGGCGCGGATGAGTATATCATCAAGCCGTTCAAGGTCGACGAGCTCAAACACGCGGTCGCCAAGGCGCTGGAGACCAAGGCGCTCAAGAAGGAAAACCGCGTCCTGAAGGAGAAGCTCGGGGTCGCCGGCGCATTCGACCGGATTCTCGGCGCCGACGCGCGCATCGATCAGCTCAAGCGCACGGCGGCGCAGGCGGCACGTTCGGATGCGACGATCCTGATCCGTGGCGAGAGCGGCACCGGAAAGGATCTGCTGGCGCGCGCCATCCACCAGTACTCGTCGCGACGTGATCAACCGTTTCTGGCCGTCAACTGCGGCGCTCTGCCGGAGACATTGCTGGAAAGCGAGCTCTTCGGGCATGTGAAGGGATCGTTTACCGGAGCGATCCGGGATCATGAAGGGCTCTTTCGCGCCGCCAACGGCGGCACACTGTTTCTCGACGAGATTGCCGAGACTCCCGGCGCGATCCAGGTCAAGCTGCTGCGCGTGTTGGAGGACAAGCAGGTCACGTCGATCGGTTCGACGAGTGCCGAGCCGGTTGACGTGCGCCTGATCGCCGCCACGAACGCTGATTTGGAAGGCGCTGTCGGGGCCAAGCGATTCCGTCCCGATTTGTACTACCGTCTGAATGTCATCCAAATCTATTTGCCGCCGCTGCGAGAGCGCCGCGACGATATTGAACTGCTCAGCGATTATTTTGTCCGTCAAAGCTGCGAGCGCGCGGGATGCGCACTCAAGACATTGACTCCTGCGGCGGCGGCACGCCTGCACAGTTACTCGTGGCCGGGCAACGTGCGCGAGCTGCAAAACGTGATCGAGCGGGCGGTTGTCCTGACGCGCAAAGACGAGCTCGATATCAGCGACTTTCCCGACAAGCTGGGACAGGCGACATCGGCCGAAGCGACGGACGGACCGTCCGATGGAGCGGTGCCGACATTGGAGTCAATCGAGAAGGCCTACATCTATTGGATTCTGAATCAAACAGACTGGCAGAAATCGAAGGCGGCGCAGATCCTCGGCATCGATAACTCGACGCTGTACCGCAAGATCAGCAAGTACAAGTTCGACGATCCGCGTTCCGGCCGACGCGGCGATGACGTGTAG
- a CDS encoding sigma-54 dependent transcriptional regulator, with protein sequence MTTRRITVLLVDDDPEIAQAVANFLSPERFRVEVVGDGALVLSTVRHVQPDVILLDVHLPSISGLDLLKEIKATAASIPVIIVSGHVSTDNAIEAMKQGAFEYVTKPFRLATLEQTIIRACGRAAGPFPRDDEDVVPADGQIIGKSPEIVAVAKMIGQVADADAPVLLMGESGTGKELVARAIHRNSRRAGATFCSVSCAASNEDFLEAELFGGIGGSERGRPGRAGKLEEATGGTVFLDEIADLSLLVQSRLFRVLDDNLIEHPGTHETIHTNVRIIAATSQSLVDLMKEGRFRVDLFYKLKVVSLFLPPLRERKADIRLLSDYFIRKYSRLAHRPPKPLASRAYDQLLRYHWPGNVRELENAIHTAVVLAREAELIPEDFPMLADVRQAVPPDLDKMHGDYCDLFRRTLRPAFEQMVGNSEGRIYTELTAALDEALVEAALEATQNNQVRAAQLLGISRNTLRERMRRFSMVAS encoded by the coding sequence GTGACAACACGCCGAATCACCGTCTTGCTGGTCGATGACGACCCCGAGATCGCTCAGGCGGTCGCCAACTTCCTGTCGCCGGAACGCTTCCGTGTCGAAGTGGTCGGCGACGGTGCGCTGGTGCTGTCCACGGTCCGCCATGTGCAGCCCGATGTGATCTTGTTGGATGTCCACCTGCCGTCGATCAGCGGGCTGGACCTGCTCAAAGAGATCAAAGCGACCGCGGCATCGATTCCGGTGATCATCGTCTCCGGGCACGTCTCCACCGACAACGCGATTGAAGCGATGAAACAAGGTGCATTCGAGTACGTCACCAAGCCGTTCCGTTTGGCGACATTGGAGCAAACGATCATCCGCGCCTGCGGACGCGCCGCCGGTCCCTTCCCGCGCGACGACGAAGACGTTGTGCCCGCCGACGGCCAGATCATCGGCAAGTCGCCGGAAATCGTCGCGGTTGCGAAGATGATCGGACAGGTCGCCGATGCCGACGCACCGGTGCTGCTCATGGGCGAATCGGGAACGGGCAAGGAATTGGTCGCCCGGGCCATCCATCGGAATTCGCGCCGCGCCGGAGCGACCTTTTGCTCCGTCAGTTGCGCTGCCTCCAACGAAGACTTCCTCGAAGCGGAACTCTTTGGCGGGATCGGCGGCTCGGAACGCGGACGGCCGGGACGGGCGGGAAAACTCGAGGAGGCAACCGGCGGAACCGTCTTTCTCGACGAAATCGCCGACTTGTCGCTGCTGGTGCAGAGCCGTCTGTTCCGCGTCCTCGATGACAACCTCATCGAGCACCCCGGTACACACGAAACCATCCACACCAATGTCCGGATCATCGCCGCGACGTCGCAGAGTCTGGTCGACCTGATGAAAGAGGGGCGCTTCCGCGTCGACCTCTTTTATAAGCTGAAAGTTGTCTCGCTGTTTTTGCCGCCGCTGCGCGAGCGCAAAGCCGACATCCGTTTACTGAGCGACTATTTCATCCGCAAGTACTCGCGCCTGGCGCATCGTCCGCCCAAGCCGCTCGCGTCCAGGGCGTACGATCAACTGCTGCGGTACCATTGGCCCGGCAATGTCCGGGAACTGGAAAACGCCATTCATACCGCCGTCGTGCTCGCGCGCGAGGCCGAACTCATTCCCGAAGACTTCCCGATGCTCGCGGACGTGCGGCAGGCGGTGCCGCCCGATTTGGACAAGATGCACGGCGACTATTGCGACTTGTTCCGCCGCACCCTCCGACCCGCATTCGAGCAGATGGTCGGAAATTCCGAAGGGCGGATTTACACGGAACTGACCGCCGCGCTCGACGAGGCATTGGTCGAAGCGGCCCTGGAGGCGACACAAAACAACCAGGTCCGGGCCGCGCAGTTGTTGGGAATCTCACGCAACACGCTGCGCGAACGGATGCGCCGCTTTTCGATGGTCGCCAGTTGA